The genomic DNA CAAGAGCACCACCATCAACCTGATCTGCGGCGTCTTCGGCGTCACCGCCGGGACGATCCGATTCCACGGAGAGCTGATGAACGGCAAGCCGCCGCATCAGCGCCTGCGGGCGGGCATCGCCCGTACCTTCCAGAACATTCGGCTGTTTCCCAACCTTACCGTCTGGCAGAACCTTTGGGTGGCGCAGAACTCCCCTCGGGACGTCTCGGCGCAAGGGTTTCTGCCGCGCTGGTTCGGCGCCACCCGCCGGACGCGCCGGGAAATCGGCGATCTGCTCGAGCTCGCCGATCTGGGACACAAGGACGATGAGCTGGCATCCAACCTCGCGTTCGGGGAGCAGCGCCGCCTGGAGTTCGCCCGCGCCGCGGCCGCCCGCCCGAGTCTGCTGTTGCTGGACGAGCCGGCCGCCGGCATGAACCAGCAGGAGATCGCCGATCTGAGCCAACGCATCCGCCGTGTGCGCGATTCGGGGGTGACGATCCTGTTGGTGGAGCACGTGATGGAGCTCGTCATGGGCGTCACCGGGCAGATCGCGGTGCTCAACTTCGGACGCAGGATCGCTTTCGGCACCCCGGGCGAGGTGCAGGGCGACAAGGCCGTGCAGGAGGCTTACCTCGGGACCGCCGCCCCGGCTTCCGAGCGTGGCGACGGGAGCGCCTGAGCCCATGCTGAGCGTGCGCGACATCGTCACCTCCTACGGCAACATCGAGGCGTTGCGGGGCATCAGCCTGGATGCGGCCGAGGGCGAGATCACCTGCCTGCTCGGCCCCAACGGCGCGGGCAAGACCACGACCCTGTTCACCATCGCGGGAATCCTCGACGCCAAGTCCGGCTCCGTCGTCCTGAACGGCGAAGACCTGACCCGGCTGCCGGCAGCGAAGGTAGTGTCCAGAGGCATCGCGCTGGTGCCCGAGAACCGTCTGGTGTTTCCGGGCATGGACGTCGAGGAGAATCTCCGCGCCGGCGCCTACTCCAGGCGGGTCTCGGCGGCGGAGGTCGCGGCCGACATCGCGGACATGTACCGGCGCTTTCCGCGCCTGGAGGAACGCAGGCATCAAACCGCCGGCACCCTGTCGGGAGGCGAGCAGCAGATGCTGGCCATCGCCAGGGGCCTGATGGCCCGGCCCAGGATACTGCTCATGGACGAGCCGTCGATCGGGCTGGCGCCGATGATCGTCGCGGAGATATTCGACATCATCCGGGAGTTGAACGCGGAAGGCGTCACGATCCTCCTGGTGGAGCAGAACGCCCGCATGGCGCTGAGCGTGGCCCACAAGTTCTACCTCATCGAAGGCGGCAGGATCACCTTTTCCGGGTCGCCCGGCGAGCTCGAGCAGGACGAGGTCATTCAC from Deltaproteobacteria bacterium includes the following:
- a CDS encoding ATP-binding cassette domain-containing protein, encoding KSTTINLICGVFGVTAGTIRFHGELMNGKPPHQRLRAGIARTFQNIRLFPNLTVWQNLWVAQNSPRDVSAQGFLPRWFGATRRTRREIGDLLELADLGHKDDELASNLAFGEQRRLEFARAAAARPSLLLLDEPAAGMNQQEIADLSQRIRRVRDSGVTILLVEHVMELVMGVTGQIAVLNFGRRIAFGTPGEVQGDKAVQEAYLGTAAPASERGDGSA
- a CDS encoding ABC transporter ATP-binding protein; amino-acid sequence: MLSVRDIVTSYGNIEALRGISLDAAEGEITCLLGPNGAGKTTTLFTIAGILDAKSGSVVLNGEDLTRLPAAKVVSRGIALVPENRLVFPGMDVEENLRAGAYSRRVSAAEVAADIADMYRRFPRLEERRHQTAGTLSGGEQQMLAIARGLMARPRILLMDEPSIGLAPMIVAEIFDIIRELNAEGVTILLVEQNARMALSVAHKFYLIEGGRITFSGSPGELEQDEVIHRAYLGSRQE